The DNA segment CGTGTCTTCCGGATAGCTGCGGGGGTCGAGCACACCCTTCACCCAGTACAGATCCCGGCCCCGGATGTTGGTCACCCGTTCGTACTGCCACATCAATTCCACCCGGCTGGCTTTGGTGACGAGGAGCCCCTTGGGATACGCCGCCAGGGCCGGCCCGTTCACGTTGAGAAACGTCTCGGCGGGAAGCGCCGCCGTCAGCAGCCGGACGATCAGCGGCTTGACCGCTGCGGCGAACGCATCGTAATTGGGCGGATCCGTCACGTCCACCGACAGCGCGATCGCCTTGATCCCCCGCAGCGCGGCCTGGCGGGCCGCCGCCACCGTACCCGACAGCAACGACACGGCTCCCGGGTTCGATCCGCGGTTGATCCCCGAGACCACTAGGTCCGGCGTGCGCGGCAGGAACACCTCCAGTCCCATGATCACGCAGGTGGCCGGAGTGGTCGCCACCGAGCATCCCACCGACTGACCGTCGATGACGTATGGCGTCACATAGATCGGATCGTAGGTGGCC comes from the Acidobacteriota bacterium genome and includes:
- the surE gene encoding 5'/3'-nucleotidase SurE, with protein sequence MSTLTRPDCKPDRLILLLVLLVLAATAVGAQCRPLILLTNDDGIGAPGLEAIYHQLKDVADIYVVAPAENQSAVSHRLATYDPIYVTPYVIDGQSVGCSVATTPATCVIMGLEVFLPRTPDLVVSGINRGSNPGAVSLLSGTVAAARQAALRGIKAIALSVDVTDPPNYDAFAAAVKPLIVRLLTAALPAETFLNVNGPALAAYPKGLLVTKASRVELMWQYERVTNIRGRDLYWVKGVLDPRSYPEDTDWGAMQAGYISVTPMTWSYDHGIDLDALARGLELPKK